The following proteins are co-located in the Echinicola sp. 20G genome:
- a CDS encoding FecR family protein: MSKASELLEDLEFVRWVKFPNRELDNYWKSWMEANPERIKDVMLAREIILGLQFPSRLPSKELRQEVFTNLLKENDIPEIGGHQELISSHNQSWYANRLLGKIAAVLVVVALLAVLFLSLRGEDSNGQHQDKTKWLTKSINKGEKLSFRLPDQTIVWLNSGSSLRYPESFDSTVRLVELEGEGFFEVSENTRQPFQVLTNGLLTTALGTSFNINHASRETVKIALVSGKVAVQHQKDSISYLLKPGLALAYQNAKHQAEINVFDLDTEVGWKSGKLIFNNASFRQVTKKLQKWYGVDIDVVGAPKSDWEFNGKFENQTLENVLISMSNIENFSYQLSNKHVVLKF, translated from the coding sequence ATGAGTAAGGCTTCTGAGCTTTTAGAAGATTTAGAGTTTGTCCGATGGGTAAAATTTCCTAATAGGGAATTGGATAATTATTGGAAGAGCTGGATGGAAGCTAATCCCGAAAGGATCAAGGATGTGATGCTAGCAAGGGAAATAATTTTAGGACTTCAATTTCCTTCCAGGCTTCCTTCAAAAGAACTCAGACAAGAAGTTTTTACCAATTTGCTCAAGGAAAATGATATACCTGAAATAGGGGGGCATCAAGAGTTAATTTCTTCCCATAATCAAAGTTGGTATGCCAACAGACTTTTGGGAAAGATAGCTGCCGTTTTAGTGGTAGTTGCATTACTTGCTGTTCTTTTTTTAAGCTTAAGAGGGGAGGATTCTAATGGACAGCATCAAGACAAAACCAAATGGCTGACAAAATCTATCAATAAAGGTGAAAAATTAAGTTTTAGACTTCCAGATCAAACAATAGTTTGGCTAAACTCAGGAAGTAGCTTGAGGTATCCAGAGAGTTTTGATTCCACTGTCAGGTTAGTGGAATTGGAGGGAGAAGGTTTTTTTGAAGTATCTGAAAATACCAGGCAACCATTTCAGGTTTTGACAAATGGGCTGTTGACCACTGCTTTAGGAACATCTTTTAATATTAATCATGCCAGCCGGGAAACAGTAAAAATAGCTTTGGTCTCAGGAAAAGTTGCTGTGCAGCATCAAAAGGACAGTATTTCATACCTCTTAAAACCAGGGCTCGCCCTGGCATATCAAAATGCCAAACACCAAGCAGAAATTAATGTTTTTGATCTTGACACAGAAGTAGGATGGAAATCTGGAAAACTCATTTTTAATAATGCCTCATTTAGACAAGTTACCAAAAAACTTCAGAAATGGTATGGGGTGGATATCGACGTTGTTGGAGCGCCTAAAAGCGATTGGGAATTCAATGGAAAGTTTGAAAACCAAACCCTAGAAAATGTACTCATTAGCATGTCCAATATTGAAAACTTTAGCTACCAACTTAGCAATAAGCATGTCGTGTTAAAATTTTAA
- a CDS encoding glycoside hydrolase N-terminal domain-containing protein, with translation MKTSTIKLAILTAIILCQTNLSIAQNQAEHLLFKAPANSYIESLPVGTGQIGGMVFGNPNKERVVINDKSLWSGGVQEADRENAHQYLEQIQQLLLEGNNQAAEKLLSQHFVSAGDGSGHGNGANVAYGSYQTLGDLWITWSDTLKAFENYSRVLDLSKAKASTTWTRNGKKFTEEVIASIADNVIVVKLSASQSKSINIKIGLDRKENASTKSVGDKSLLLEGQLPNGEKEGMRFSSEVRIINKGGSTEAVDNQIKVKDADECMIILTTSTDYLIDDPAKRGKDPTISVREHLDALDLGKIEARQLQSYQEYYNRNSFELLTEQYNTNLSTPERLQRYAQGERDPQLPVLYYNYGRYLLISSSQPGQLPANLQGIWATEYQAPWNGDYHLDINVQMNYWPAEPVGLGDLTEPLHHFTANLVKNGEKSAKSYYDASGWVAHVISNPWYFTSPGEGASWGSTMSGGAWLTEHIWEHFSYSRDTAFLKQYYPVLKGASEFLSSILIEEPENNYLVTAPSNSPENTYVKPNGYRGHTVMGPTMDMQICREVFGNTIEAAHILGVDKKFTEQLSEVRGRLAPNQKGAKGDLNEWLHDWEDADPHHRHVSHLYGLHPYDEITPWGTPDLAKAVKETLIQRGDDGTGWSRAWKINFWARLGDGDHALLLLKKLLQPAGGDGKKIIMSNGGTYPNLFCAHPPFQIDGNFGGTAGIVEMIFQSHGDEEVIRFLPALPSDEGWQKGKVAGMKARGGFSVDFEWEKGQLQSATITSQKGGNASVLLPAQMAVYDQLGKLISKNSSSEDQVVSFETVTSQTYRLQ, from the coding sequence TTGAAAACATCAACAATTAAACTGGCTATTTTAACGGCCATTATTCTTTGTCAAACCAACCTTTCTATAGCTCAAAATCAAGCGGAGCATTTACTGTTTAAGGCACCTGCAAATAGCTATATAGAATCTCTTCCGGTCGGTACTGGTCAGATTGGTGGGATGGTCTTTGGAAACCCAAATAAGGAACGTGTCGTGATCAATGACAAGTCACTTTGGTCAGGAGGAGTTCAGGAAGCGGACCGAGAAAATGCCCACCAGTATTTGGAACAGATACAACAGCTATTACTGGAAGGAAATAACCAAGCAGCAGAAAAACTGCTTTCCCAACACTTTGTAAGTGCTGGAGATGGATCAGGACATGGAAATGGAGCCAATGTGGCTTATGGAAGTTATCAGACCCTTGGGGATCTCTGGATTACTTGGTCAGATACCTTAAAGGCTTTCGAAAATTATTCCCGAGTGTTGGATTTGTCGAAGGCAAAAGCTAGCACTACCTGGACTAGAAATGGGAAAAAATTTACAGAAGAAGTAATAGCGAGTATCGCTGATAATGTGATCGTGGTCAAGCTGAGCGCTTCCCAATCCAAGTCAATCAATATTAAAATTGGATTGGATCGAAAAGAAAATGCCAGCACCAAGAGTGTAGGTGATAAAAGTCTATTATTGGAGGGACAACTTCCAAATGGTGAAAAAGAAGGCATGAGGTTTTCTTCTGAAGTCAGAATAATCAATAAAGGAGGAAGTACCGAAGCGGTAGATAATCAAATAAAAGTGAAGGATGCTGATGAATGCATGATCATTCTGACTACTTCTACGGACTACTTGATTGATGATCCTGCCAAAAGAGGAAAAGACCCAACCATAAGCGTAAGGGAACATTTAGATGCCCTTGATTTGGGAAAAATTGAAGCAAGACAGCTTCAGTCCTATCAGGAATATTACAATAGGAATAGCTTTGAATTGCTTACAGAGCAGTATAACACAAACTTATCTACTCCAGAGCGTCTCCAGCGGTATGCACAAGGAGAAAGAGATCCCCAGCTTCCTGTACTTTATTATAATTATGGCCGTTACCTTTTGATATCTTCCTCACAGCCGGGCCAATTGCCTGCTAATCTCCAGGGAATATGGGCTACAGAGTATCAAGCACCATGGAATGGTGATTATCATTTGGATATCAATGTCCAGATGAATTATTGGCCAGCAGAACCAGTTGGATTGGGTGATCTTACCGAGCCTTTGCACCATTTTACAGCAAACTTGGTGAAAAATGGAGAGAAGTCTGCCAAGTCCTACTACGATGCTTCAGGTTGGGTGGCACATGTGATAAGTAATCCGTGGTACTTTACTTCTCCTGGAGAGGGAGCGAGTTGGGGTTCTACGATGAGCGGAGGAGCTTGGTTAACAGAACATATTTGGGAGCATTTTAGCTATTCTAGAGATACCGCTTTTTTGAAGCAATATTATCCTGTACTGAAAGGAGCTTCGGAATTTTTGTCCTCCATTTTGATAGAAGAGCCAGAAAATAATTATTTGGTCACCGCACCTTCCAACTCGCCAGAAAACACTTATGTCAAACCAAATGGCTATCGCGGACATACCGTGATGGGGCCTACTATGGATATGCAGATCTGTAGAGAGGTATTTGGAAATACAATTGAGGCTGCTCACATTTTGGGAGTGGATAAGAAGTTTACAGAGCAGCTCTCAGAAGTCAGAGGTCGCCTAGCTCCAAACCAAAAAGGAGCCAAAGGAGATTTGAATGAGTGGCTACATGATTGGGAAGATGCCGATCCACATCACCGTCATGTTTCGCATTTATACGGTCTTCATCCATATGATGAAATCACGCCTTGGGGAACTCCTGACTTGGCTAAAGCTGTAAAGGAGACCTTAATCCAGAGAGGCGATGATGGAACAGGTTGGAGCAGGGCATGGAAGATTAACTTTTGGGCGCGATTGGGAGACGGAGACCATGCTTTACTGTTGTTGAAAAAGTTACTTCAACCTGCAGGTGGAGACGGAAAGAAAATCATAATGAGTAACGGTGGAACTTACCCTAATTTATTTTGTGCCCATCCTCCATTTCAGATTGATGGTAATTTTGGTGGAACAGCAGGGATAGTAGAAATGATTTTCCAAAGTCATGGTGATGAAGAAGTCATACGCTTTTTACCTGCTTTACCAAGTGACGAAGGCTGGCAAAAAGGAAAAGTAGCTGGAATGAAGGCAAGAGGTGGCTTTTCAGTAGATTTTGAATGGGAAAAAGGGCAATTACAGTCAGCAACAATAACCTCCCAAAAAGGAGGAAATGCATCTGTTTTGTTACCTGCCCAAATGGCGGTTTATGATCAGCTAGGTAAGCTCATTTCAAAAAATTCCAGTAGTGAGGATCAAGTTGTTTCTTTTGAAACAGTTACAAGCCAAACTTATAGACTGCAGTAA
- a CDS encoding TonB-dependent receptor, protein MEQKIPIKKEGRKLMLFMFFLSFLGSSFQFALARSDNWQRKDLDQVFLSIHVKDKSVYTIFDEIEEKTGYGFSYERSQLGDLTPQSLDYNNGTLLSVLEELSLKAKLKFKSINNTIHVSKQKDSSERIEIVVDKTVRGTVISAVDNQAIPGATVSIKGTSRGTATDIDGKFTIDVPDNDAVLVISFVGYKDQEIVVGNQTTISVSLEEDLQGLDEVVVVGYGTQKKVNVTGAVADVDGEVLAKRPVTNAASMLQGRMPGVRVVQNSGQPGDEGLGIQIRGQGTFSGAGSNPLVLIDGVEGNLSDINPNDIENVSVLKDAASASIYGSRAANGVILVTTKKGSKGGLKIDYHGNVGIYTPSRMPEFITNSAEYMELWNEAKTNSGISSGLYTQEQIDLYRNATDRQQYPNTDWLDIIFNPAATQNHYLSFNGGENLTTYNVSLGYVNQEGVMKGFNYERYNFRINLSSGLNEKIRFGTNLSLQRGERENPRQGAVDTFLSTLSQAPTYGPVLPDGSGRYTYKAFDFESNNKNPVAIVENGVLNRLVDHSINAQAWTEFELAPGLKWYTKGAIIADFNKSKDWRPEVPLYNYLTGDFMTDLDVGGRGLNVNSNENIYANLFSYLAYEKSIADVHHFNFQAGYSQEYNKYEFLTGYRERFSSNLLQELNAGSPAVQNAFGSSEEWAIQSFFGRLGYNFDERYLIEANLRYDGTSRLNPDNRWGVFPSVSAGWRVSEESFIADGNVNWLNDLKIRASYGELGNQNIGIYPYQDILVFTGAYPYDNSDLATGVAQTRLSNPAIKWETTKITDIGMDLMLFDGLNVTVDWYRKTTSDILRSSQLTGVVGLSPPTINDGVMQNTGLEVNFNYRNFIKGGSLEGLNYEVGFFIDRFRNELVEFGAEEISGYQIYREGLPWGSFYMLEMEGIFQTEEEVNNAPKQFNDNTVPGDIRYKDLNNDGVIDNDDRVVLGNPFPKFEYSFNFNASWKGFDLSAFFQGVHDRDIYVNNWGTIPFIQGAPPTVEWRDRWTPENPSTTMPRMYWGWNDSGKISRTSSYYLEDASYLRLKNLVLGYSFSEAVLERLNINKLRVYFSGDNLATFTQYPGLDPERGGNGNFVNYPQNRIYSFGLQVQL, encoded by the coding sequence ATGGAACAGAAAATACCCATCAAAAAAGAAGGACGTAAGCTGATGCTTTTTATGTTCTTTTTATCATTTCTTGGAAGTTCCTTCCAATTTGCTTTAGCCCGTTCCGATAACTGGCAGCGAAAAGACTTAGACCAGGTTTTTTTAAGTATTCATGTCAAGGATAAGTCCGTGTACACCATCTTCGATGAGATAGAAGAAAAGACGGGCTACGGTTTCTCATATGAGCGAAGTCAACTTGGAGATTTGACTCCACAGAGTTTGGACTACAATAATGGAACTTTGCTGTCAGTATTAGAGGAACTTTCATTAAAGGCCAAGTTAAAATTTAAAAGTATCAACAATACTATCCATGTTTCCAAACAAAAGGACAGCAGTGAAAGGATAGAAATAGTGGTAGACAAAACTGTCAGGGGTACAGTTATTTCTGCTGTCGACAACCAGGCAATTCCAGGAGCTACTGTTAGTATCAAGGGAACCAGTCGCGGAACAGCGACCGACATTGATGGGAAATTCACCATCGATGTACCGGATAATGATGCAGTCTTGGTTATTTCCTTTGTGGGCTACAAAGACCAGGAAATAGTAGTTGGTAATCAGACTACAATCTCCGTTAGCTTGGAGGAAGATTTGCAAGGGCTTGATGAAGTAGTGGTAGTGGGATATGGGACACAGAAGAAAGTGAATGTAACTGGAGCTGTAGCAGATGTGGATGGGGAAGTTCTGGCGAAAAGGCCGGTGACCAATGCTGCGTCGATGCTTCAAGGGAGAATGCCGGGGGTCAGGGTCGTACAAAACTCAGGTCAACCAGGTGATGAAGGCCTTGGTATACAAATCAGAGGACAAGGCACTTTTAGTGGGGCTGGCTCAAACCCATTGGTACTTATTGATGGGGTAGAGGGCAACTTGTCAGATATTAACCCCAATGATATTGAGAATGTTTCTGTATTGAAAGATGCGGCTTCAGCCTCTATTTATGGATCAAGAGCTGCCAATGGAGTGATATTGGTAACCACTAAGAAAGGATCAAAAGGAGGTTTGAAAATTGACTACCATGGAAATGTTGGGATTTACACTCCTTCAAGAATGCCCGAATTTATTACCAATTCAGCCGAGTACATGGAGCTTTGGAATGAAGCTAAAACCAATAGTGGAATAAGTTCAGGACTATATACCCAAGAACAAATTGATTTATATAGGAATGCCACAGATAGGCAGCAATATCCTAATACCGACTGGTTGGATATAATATTTAATCCTGCTGCTACCCAAAATCATTATTTGTCCTTTAATGGGGGAGAGAACTTGACGACGTACAATGTTTCTCTCGGTTATGTAAACCAAGAAGGGGTGATGAAAGGATTTAATTACGAGCGTTATAACTTTAGAATTAACCTCAGTTCGGGTTTAAATGAAAAGATTCGATTTGGCACCAACCTATCCTTACAAAGGGGAGAGAGAGAAAATCCAAGACAAGGAGCAGTGGATACTTTTTTGAGCACATTGAGCCAAGCCCCTACTTATGGACCAGTTTTACCAGATGGATCCGGTAGATATACCTACAAGGCTTTTGATTTTGAGAGTAACAATAAAAACCCTGTAGCAATAGTCGAAAATGGTGTTTTGAACAGGTTGGTGGATCATTCTATCAATGCTCAGGCATGGACAGAGTTTGAGTTAGCCCCTGGCCTAAAATGGTATACCAAAGGAGCTATCATTGCTGATTTCAACAAGTCAAAAGACTGGAGACCCGAAGTGCCCTTATACAACTACCTTACTGGAGACTTTATGACTGATTTGGATGTCGGCGGAAGAGGACTAAACGTCAATTCCAATGAAAATATCTATGCCAATCTATTTTCTTATTTGGCTTATGAAAAGTCCATTGCAGATGTGCATCATTTTAACTTTCAGGCAGGTTACAGTCAAGAATACAATAAGTACGAATTCTTGACCGGATATAGGGAAAGGTTTTCAAGTAACCTTTTGCAAGAGCTGAATGCAGGAAGCCCAGCAGTCCAAAATGCATTTGGATCAAGTGAAGAATGGGCCATCCAATCGTTCTTTGGAAGATTGGGGTATAATTTTGATGAAAGATATTTGATTGAAGCCAATCTTAGATATGATGGAACGAGCCGCTTGAACCCAGATAACCGATGGGGTGTTTTTCCTTCTGTGTCAGCGGGCTGGAGAGTTTCTGAAGAATCTTTTATAGCAGATGGAAATGTCAACTGGTTAAATGATTTGAAGATCAGAGCCTCATATGGAGAATTGGGCAACCAAAATATAGGAATCTATCCGTACCAAGATATACTGGTTTTTACAGGTGCTTATCCATATGACAATAGTGATTTAGCTACTGGTGTGGCCCAAACGAGACTGTCCAATCCTGCCATTAAATGGGAAACCACCAAGATAACGGATATAGGAATGGATTTAATGTTGTTTGATGGGTTAAATGTAACCGTGGATTGGTATAGAAAAACGACTTCTGATATCCTGCGAAGTTCCCAATTGACAGGAGTGGTTGGACTCTCACCACCTACTATCAATGACGGTGTGATGCAAAATACCGGTTTAGAAGTTAATTTTAATTATAGGAATTTTATCAAAGGAGGCAGTCTTGAGGGGCTTAATTATGAAGTAGGTTTCTTTATTGATCGATTTAGAAATGAGTTGGTGGAGTTTGGAGCGGAGGAAATCAGTGGCTATCAGATATACCGGGAAGGTTTACCATGGGGAAGTTTCTATATGTTGGAAATGGAGGGAATCTTTCAAACTGAAGAGGAGGTTAATAATGCTCCAAAACAGTTTAACGATAACACTGTTCCGGGCGATATTCGCTATAAAGACCTGAATAATGATGGAGTCATTGATAATGATGACCGGGTAGTACTTGGTAATCCTTTTCCAAAATTTGAATATTCATTTAACTTCAATGCTTCTTGGAAAGGGTTTGACCTCTCTGCCTTTTTCCAAGGGGTTCATGACCGAGACATTTATGTCAATAACTGGGGGACGATTCCTTTTATTCAAGGAGCACCTCCCACTGTGGAATGGAGAGATCGATGGACACCTGAAAACCCATCTACAACCATGCCTAGGATGTACTGGGGTTGGAATGACTCTGGAAAGATCAGTAGAACTTCCTCATATTATTTGGAAGACGCTTCTTACTTAAGGTTGAAGAACCTTGTGCTAGGCTATAGCTTTTCAGAAGCTGTTTTGGAAAGGTTGAATATCAATAAATTGAGAGTTTACTTTTCTGGAGACAATTTGGCCACCTTTACCCAATACCCTGGACTTGATCCAGAGCGCGGAGGTAATGGTAATTTCGTTAACTATCCACAGAATAGAATCTATTCTTTTGGATTACAAGTACAACTATAA
- a CDS encoding RNA polymerase sigma factor, translating into MNKPIANKCVVINHDTAPVNEFELTQRVEEPTDNQLWESILKGSDEALASLYSRYANKLYNYGTQITLDKDLAFDVVQDVFMYIVSKKLGLKKIESIKNYLYASYRRRLLRLMKRNRKIQLNGEYHRSDGFMVEMDESFYALSTPLTIDVKKMLEKICNDLPVRQREVITLYFFEELSYQEVAEIMDMSHVRSARNLLYKAIANMQKALKGKEDLIFALSLVFPLHQ; encoded by the coding sequence ATGAATAAACCCATTGCCAATAAATGTGTTGTCATTAACCATGATACTGCTCCGGTAAATGAATTTGAATTGACCCAGAGAGTGGAAGAGCCCACAGACAATCAACTTTGGGAAAGTATACTTAAGGGTAGTGATGAAGCGTTAGCTTCTTTGTACAGTAGGTATGCCAATAAGCTCTATAACTATGGTACCCAGATTACATTGGACAAGGATTTGGCTTTTGATGTGGTTCAGGATGTTTTTATGTACATCGTTTCAAAAAAGCTTGGGTTAAAAAAAATAGAGTCCATCAAAAATTACCTCTATGCTTCTTACAGAAGAAGATTGTTAAGGTTAATGAAGAGGAACCGCAAAATCCAACTAAATGGTGAATATCATAGAAGTGATGGTTTTATGGTTGAAATGGATGAATCTTTTTATGCTTTGTCTACCCCATTGACCATAGATGTGAAAAAGATGTTGGAAAAGATTTGTAATGATTTGCCCGTTAGGCAAAGAGAAGTAATCACACTTTATTTTTTCGAAGAGCTATCCTATCAGGAAGTAGCCGAAATCATGGACATGTCACATGTCAGATCTGCCAGAAACTTATTATACAAAGCCATTGCCAATATGCAAAAGGCCTTAAAGGGAAAGGAAGACCTTATTTTTGCGCTTTCTTTGGTTTTCCCCCTTCACCAATAG
- a CDS encoding FecR family protein has protein sequence MEFNPNKTSDFLENPFFIKWVKHPNRHTDRYWENWNTENSEKQAIFLEAIQIAKGLQPKESNQLSADQYQLGLDRIIAANNSNDKDQDRSKPQRKSQHRFLTLGGSIAASIVLMGIAMVIWVWSHEEIYDPVLAEIPMVVKTAPKGVKKSIILPDSSRVTLNSGSEITYPAVFGDQRVVHLKGQAFFDVERDTLHPFIVKSGEIQTKVLGTSFDVKAYDELEVFHVAVVTGKVNVRTDDGIETNITPTEASFYHKSSKSLSKQHYDYETLVGWKDKILKFNRATYHEVFRELSYWYDVQVILPEGMILKGDFTGRFENQSLENVLKGMEYTTKMHFEIKGREVVVSLP, from the coding sequence ATGGAATTCAATCCCAACAAAACATCAGACTTTTTAGAAAATCCATTTTTCATCAAATGGGTTAAGCATCCTAATAGACATACTGATCGCTATTGGGAAAACTGGAACACAGAGAATTCTGAAAAACAGGCCATATTTCTGGAAGCTATTCAAATAGCAAAAGGACTTCAACCAAAGGAATCAAACCAGCTTTCTGCTGATCAATACCAACTGGGGTTGGATCGTATTATTGCAGCTAATAATTCGAATGACAAGGATCAAGATAGGTCAAAGCCGCAAAGAAAATCTCAACATCGATTTTTGACGCTAGGAGGATCTATAGCGGCTTCTATTGTTTTGATGGGCATTGCCATGGTTATTTGGGTTTGGTCACATGAGGAAATTTATGATCCCGTTTTGGCGGAGATTCCTATGGTTGTTAAAACTGCTCCAAAGGGTGTGAAAAAAAGCATTATTCTTCCCGATAGCAGTAGAGTTACCTTGAATTCAGGTAGTGAAATTACCTATCCAGCTGTTTTCGGAGATCAACGTGTGGTGCACTTGAAAGGACAAGCCTTTTTTGACGTTGAACGAGATACCCTTCATCCATTTATTGTAAAAAGTGGAGAAATACAAACCAAGGTCTTAGGGACTTCTTTTGATGTGAAAGCCTATGATGAACTAGAGGTATTTCATGTGGCGGTGGTGACAGGCAAAGTAAATGTTCGTACAGATGATGGTATTGAAACAAATATAACTCCAACAGAGGCTTCCTTTTACCATAAATCATCTAAATCCCTTAGTAAACAGCATTACGATTATGAGACGCTTGTAGGTTGGAAAGACAAAATTCTAAAGTTTAACCGTGCCACTTACCACGAAGTCTTCCGGGAACTATCCTATTGGTATGATGTACAAGTGATTCTTCCTGAAGGAATGATTTTAAAGGGGGACTTTACTGGTAGGTTTGAGAACCAATCATTGGAGAATGTACTCAAAGGAATGGAGTATACCACCAAAATGCATTTTGAGATCAAAGGAAGGGAAGTAGTAGTAAGCCTCCCTTAA
- a CDS encoding RagB/SusD family nutrient uptake outer membrane protein gives MKKLPIYLALVGALSISGCDGYLDRNPTDQLSADVFWQTKSDFDNALTAAYGSLQGDLYTFGAPNWDALTDNGYGQHNYWGSNGIVQGNIFPSSGGYISSIYSTAYQGIARVNIFLDKLETYEGTDIDATTKSQYQGEAKFIRGFFYFQLYMAYGSVPLVTQPLNLEDQFQAKNTSEEVFEQVKSDLTEAISQLQDDPYYNSGGHSVKSSAQALLLRALMYNAYDNSGEAVISVLEEAKLLATDLMDGQYSLVDDVESVFRTGSQEGNEEIIFSVKFLAPDNATAMDQWFGDWLVVSPLQNLVDDFEYEDGMAFGESPMTDLDNPYENRDPRLLQTIFVDYVDWGGGNEHRPSNNRPTGFGVKKFLTPELIPYGYSTRSEQDWVMLRYADVLLMYAELENELSGPTTNVYNAINEVRERSNMPNIPAGISQEEMRESIRHERRIELAFEGLRYYDLKRWKIAEEVLNNVDDGVIPYHFEERFYQWPLPQSEVDKSNGVLEQNPDY, from the coding sequence ATGAAAAAATTACCAATATATCTTGCTTTGGTTGGGGCATTGAGCATTAGCGGCTGTGATGGCTATTTGGATAGAAACCCAACTGATCAACTTTCTGCTGATGTATTTTGGCAAACAAAGAGTGACTTTGACAATGCACTGACAGCTGCATATGGTTCGCTGCAAGGAGATTTATATACCTTTGGTGCTCCCAACTGGGACGCACTGACAGACAATGGCTACGGGCAACATAACTATTGGGGAAGCAATGGAATAGTACAAGGAAATATCTTCCCATCTTCGGGGGGCTATATTTCTTCCATTTATTCGACAGCCTATCAGGGAATCGCCAGGGTCAATATCTTTCTGGACAAATTGGAAACCTATGAAGGCACTGATATAGATGCAACAACCAAAAGCCAGTATCAAGGAGAAGCAAAGTTCATCAGGGGCTTCTTCTATTTTCAACTTTATATGGCTTATGGTTCCGTTCCTTTGGTGACACAACCATTGAACCTTGAAGACCAGTTCCAGGCCAAGAACACTTCAGAAGAGGTTTTTGAACAGGTGAAATCAGACCTTACAGAAGCAATCTCACAATTGCAGGATGATCCTTATTATAATTCTGGAGGCCATTCAGTGAAGTCTTCTGCCCAAGCCTTATTGTTGAGGGCTTTGATGTACAATGCTTATGATAATTCAGGAGAAGCTGTAATAAGTGTTTTGGAAGAGGCAAAACTGTTGGCCACCGATTTAATGGATGGACAGTACAGTTTGGTCGATGATGTGGAAAGCGTATTTAGAACGGGATCACAGGAAGGGAATGAAGAAATTATTTTCTCCGTAAAATTCCTAGCTCCTGACAATGCAACAGCCATGGACCAATGGTTTGGTGATTGGCTAGTGGTGAGCCCTTTGCAGAATTTGGTTGATGATTTTGAATACGAGGATGGGATGGCCTTTGGAGAGTCTCCAATGACCGACCTTGATAATCCTTATGAAAACAGGGACCCAAGATTGCTTCAAACCATCTTTGTGGATTATGTGGATTGGGGAGGAGGCAATGAGCACAGGCCTTCCAATAATCGACCAACTGGATTTGGAGTGAAGAAATTCCTGACCCCAGAGCTAATTCCTTATGGGTATTCTACCAGAAGTGAACAGGACTGGGTAATGTTACGGTATGCAGATGTTCTTTTGATGTATGCTGAACTGGAAAATGAGCTCTCTGGTCCCACTACAAATGTTTATAATGCAATCAATGAAGTTCGTGAAAGGTCTAATATGCCAAATATTCCAGCTGGAATTTCCCAAGAAGAAATGAGGGAGAGCATCCGGCATGAACGTAGGATAGAGTTAGCATTTGAAGGACTAAGATACTATGACCTTAAGCGTTGGAAAATAGCCGAGGAAGTTCTGAACAATGTTGATGATGGGGTTATTCCATACCATTTTGAGGAGCGATTTTATCAATGGCCATTACCTCAATCTGAAGTTGATAAAAGCAATGGGGTATTGGAGCAAAACCCTGATTATTGA
- a CDS encoding RNA polymerase sigma factor, giving the protein MKNHLTTPIPILERKVSRNNLLISYSNDTELWQAFKDGSNAAFLNIYKKYFNSLFSYGIRIKDNEDLVKDAIQDVFLDLKRNCRGLGNTDSIKFYLFKCLKRKIFKQFKVWEGQREELVLQDSFGITFSHEQTLINKQIDLEKAKLIDGAIQQLSPRKREAIYYVFYEGMSYQQVSELMELCDAKSARDLVYKALRCLRNSAGFVPVFFSLNGLL; this is encoded by the coding sequence ATGAAAAACCACCTAACAACCCCGATTCCTATTCTGGAAAGAAAGGTTTCTCGGAATAATCTTCTGATTTCGTATTCAAATGATACTGAGCTGTGGCAAGCCTTTAAAGACGGAAGTAACGCTGCTTTTTTGAACATTTACAAAAAGTATTTTAATAGTTTGTTTAGTTATGGAATCAGAATAAAGGATAATGAAGACTTGGTTAAAGACGCCATTCAGGATGTGTTTTTAGATTTAAAAAGAAACTGTAGAGGATTAGGCAATACTGACTCCATCAAGTTTTATCTTTTCAAATGCCTAAAAAGAAAAATATTCAAGCAGTTCAAGGTTTGGGAAGGCCAAAGGGAAGAATTGGTCCTTCAAGATAGTTTTGGCATTACTTTTTCACATGAGCAAACCCTGATTAATAAGCAGATAGATCTTGAAAAGGCCAAGTTGATTGATGGTGCTATTCAGCAACTCAGCCCTCGGAAAAGAGAAGCCATTTACTATGTGTTTTACGAAGGAATGTCTTATCAGCAAGTGTCTGAACTAATGGAACTTTGTGACGCTAAATCAGCTAGGGATTTGGTCTATAAAGCATTGAGATGTCTGAGAAATTCTGCAGGTTTTGTTCCAGTATTTTTTTCTTTGAATGGGCTCTTATAA